One Halocalculus aciditolerans DNA segment encodes these proteins:
- the mutS gene encoding DNA mismatch repair protein MutS, which yields MTSIVEEFLALKESSDADVLAMQVGDFYEFFAEDARLVASELDLQVSEKSSHGSSYPMAGVPLAELTPYLKMLVERGYSVAVADQRSSDDTTREIVRTVTPGTLLETTDANARYLAAVVRDGSSFGLAFADVTTGQFHVTTVEGRERALAELGRFDPAEVLPGPSVREDESFARALREDVTETVSLPERESFAAGRTRHRVREQFGEGALEAVGVDQSGPGVQAAGAVLAYVADTGVGVLASFSRIQPYRPDDHVALDATTRRNLELTETMHGDADGTLLETLDHTVTSMGARTLEAWLTRPSRDARELERRHESVGALVDDALSRDALREGLDGAADLERLASRTVSGSADPSSLVRGRETLARLPDLRERVESTPALAESPLSRVFDRVDADAAAALRDLLTDALRDDPSALGETGIIRDGYDEELDRLAAEHDELQAWFDSLADRVKAETELTRLTVDRNRTDGYYIQVGNSQVDRVPDEYTEIKSLTNSTRFVTEELEEKERALFDVETERAERERAAFEELRERVAERAAVLQDAGRAVAELDTLASLAEHATANRWTRPDLVSEGFEVEAGRHPVVEQTVEFVPNDAALCEDRRFLVVTGPNMSGKSTYMRQNALIALLAQAGSFVPAASASLAPVDGIYTRVGALDELAGGRSTFMVEMQELSRILHAATEDSLVVLDEVGRGTATYDGISIAWAATEYLHNEVRAKTLFATHYHELTALADHLSGVENVHVQADDSGDDVTFLHAVADGAADRSYGVHVADLAGVPSPVVDRAERVLDDLRAEHAVEAKSDRTESEPVQAVFDLESGDIERESGEESEPEPELDETTREVLDDLRSVDVNDTTPLDLLRKVAEWQDELDD from the coding sequence GTGACGAGCATCGTCGAGGAGTTCCTCGCGTTGAAGGAGTCGTCGGACGCGGACGTGCTGGCGATGCAGGTGGGGGATTTCTACGAGTTCTTCGCGGAGGACGCGCGGCTGGTGGCGTCGGAGTTGGACTTGCAGGTGTCGGAGAAGTCGAGTCACGGGTCGAGCTATCCGATGGCGGGCGTGCCGCTCGCGGAGCTCACGCCCTACCTGAAGATGCTGGTCGAGCGCGGCTATTCGGTGGCGGTGGCGGACCAGCGGAGTAGCGACGACACGACGCGCGAAATCGTGCGGACGGTGACGCCCGGCACGTTACTGGAGACGACGGACGCGAACGCGCGGTATCTCGCGGCGGTCGTGCGGGACGGGTCGTCGTTCGGGCTGGCGTTCGCGGACGTGACGACGGGGCAGTTCCACGTGACGACCGTCGAGGGCCGCGAGCGCGCGCTCGCTGAGCTCGGGCGATTCGACCCGGCCGAGGTCCTGCCGGGGCCGAGCGTGCGGGAGGACGAGTCGTTCGCGCGCGCGCTCCGCGAGGACGTCACTGAGACGGTTTCGCTCCCGGAGCGCGAGTCGTTCGCGGCGGGGCGGACGCGCCATCGCGTCCGCGAGCAGTTCGGCGAGGGCGCGCTCGAAGCGGTGGGCGTCGACCAGTCCGGGCCGGGCGTGCAGGCGGCGGGCGCGGTCCTCGCGTACGTCGCCGACACGGGCGTCGGCGTGCTCGCGTCCTTCTCGCGCATCCAGCCGTATCGCCCCGACGACCACGTGGCGCTGGACGCGACGACGCGCCGGAACCTCGAGCTGACGGAGACGATGCACGGCGACGCCGACGGCACGCTCCTCGAAACGCTCGACCACACGGTGACGAGCATGGGCGCGCGGACGCTCGAAGCGTGGCTGACGCGGCCGAGCCGGGACGCCCGGGAGCTCGAACGCCGCCACGAGTCGGTGGGCGCGCTCGTCGACGACGCGCTCTCGCGGGACGCGCTCCGCGAGGGGCTCGACGGCGCGGCGGACCTCGAACGCCTCGCGTCTCGGACGGTGAGCGGGAGCGCGGACCCGAGCAGCCTCGTCCGCGGGCGGGAGACGCTCGCGCGCCTCCCCGACCTCCGCGAGCGCGTCGAGTCGACGCCCGCGCTCGCAGAGTCCCCGCTCTCGCGCGTCTTCGACCGCGTGGACGCGGACGCGGCCGCCGCTCTCCGCGACCTGCTCACCGACGCGCTCCGCGACGACCCCAGCGCGCTCGGCGAGACCGGCATCATCCGCGACGGCTACGACGAGGAACTCGACCGACTGGCCGCCGAGCACGACGAGCTGCAGGCGTGGTTCGACTCGCTCGCCGACCGCGTGAAGGCGGAGACGGAGCTCACGCGGCTCACGGTCGACCGGAACCGGACCGACGGCTACTACATCCAGGTCGGGAACTCGCAGGTCGACCGCGTCCCCGACGAGTACACGGAGATCAAGTCGCTGACGAACTCGACGCGATTCGTCACCGAGGAACTCGAGGAGAAAGAGCGCGCGCTCTTCGACGTGGAGACGGAGCGCGCGGAGCGCGAGCGAGCGGCCTTCGAGGAACTGCGCGAGCGCGTCGCCGAGCGAGCGGCGGTCTTACAGGACGCGGGGCGAGCGGTAGCGGAACTCGACACGCTCGCGAGTCTCGCGGAGCACGCGACGGCGAACCGGTGGACGCGCCCCGACCTCGTGAGTGAGGGGTTCGAGGTGGAGGCGGGCCGCCACCCCGTCGTCGAGCAGACCGTCGAGTTCGTGCCGAACGACGCCGCACTGTGCGAGGACCGGCGGTTCCTCGTCGTCACGGGGCCGAACATGAGCGGGAAGTCGACTTATATGCGGCAGAACGCGCTCATCGCGCTGCTCGCGCAGGCGGGGAGTTTCGTCCCGGCCGCGTCGGCGTCGCTCGCGCCCGTCGACGGTATCTACACGCGCGTCGGCGCGCTCGACGAGCTCGCGGGCGGCCGCTCGACGTTCATGGTGGAGATGCAGGAGCTCTCCCGCATCCTCCACGCCGCGACGGAGGATTCGCTCGTCGTCCTCGACGAGGTCGGGCGCGGCACCGCGACCTACGACGGCATCAGCATCGCGTGGGCCGCCACGGAGTACCTCCACAACGAGGTGCGCGCGAAGACGCTCTTCGCCACGCACTACCACGAACTCACCGCGCTCGCCGACCACCTCTCCGGCGTCGAAAACGTCCACGTGCAGGCGGACGACTCCGGCGACGACGTCACCTTCCTGCACGCGGTCGCCGACGGCGCGGCCGACCGCTCCTACGGCGTCCACGTCGCCGACCTCGCCGGCGTCCCGTCTCCGGTCGTCGACCGCGCCGAACGCGTCCTCGACGACCTCCGCGCCGAACACGCCGTCGAAGCGAAGAGCGACCGCACGGAGAGCGAACCCGTGCAGGCGGTCTTCGACCTCGAGAGCGGCGACATCGAGCGGGAATCCGGCGAGGAATCCGAACCCGAACCCGAACTCGACGAGACCACCCGAGAGGTTCTCGACGACCTCCGCAGCGTCGACGTGAACGACACCACGCCGCTCGACCTCCTCCGGAAGGTCGCGGAGTGGCAGGACGAACTCGACGACTAA
- a CDS encoding DNA-directed RNA polymerase subunit epsilon, translated as MERLAAEADGDAAFSTRPGDGAVSRADLQRDTVTGRWGQVTPAATQIGRASSPTADVSENVRRLHAERHPATQGHSARTHRLEKIRITHALANHLDLTPWQRDRAIGVMADLDLTPFGSQRAVEKVALVTIRHVVDDERERYLGLHDREWLATLDPERMTALYETFTSITDDPAFEELAEDVDLDITHLNRLRRILRDAIEEQGLEDAVFGRNPYRDPNLPASDWNENDDDEEWVDADDAVEFDGENEEHDGDDGNETDDESDEGEE; from the coding sequence ATGGAGCGACTCGCCGCCGAGGCCGATGGCGACGCCGCGTTCAGCACGCGGCCGGGCGACGGTGCCGTGTCCCGCGCGGACCTCCAGCGCGACACGGTCACCGGCCGCTGGGGGCAGGTGACGCCCGCCGCCACCCAGATCGGTCGCGCGTCCTCGCCGACCGCGGACGTCTCGGAGAACGTCCGCCGCCTTCACGCCGAACGCCATCCCGCGACGCAGGGACACAGCGCCCGCACCCACCGACTGGAGAAGATTCGCATCACGCACGCGCTCGCGAACCACCTCGACCTCACGCCGTGGCAGCGCGACCGCGCCATCGGCGTCATGGCCGACCTCGACCTGACGCCCTTCGGCAGCCAGCGCGCCGTGGAGAAGGTCGCGCTCGTCACGATCCGTCACGTCGTCGACGACGAGCGCGAACGCTACCTCGGCCTCCACGACCGGGAGTGGCTCGCCACCCTCGACCCCGAGCGCATGACGGCGCTCTACGAGACCTTCACCTCCATCACCGACGACCCGGCGTTCGAGGAACTCGCCGAGGACGTCGACCTCGACATCACCCATCTCAACCGCCTCCGCCGCATCCTCCGCGACGCAATCGAGGAGCAGGGACTGGAGGACGCCGTCTTCGGCCGCAACCCCTACCGCGACCCGAACCTCCCCGCCAGCGACTGGAACGAGAACGACGACGATGAGGAGTGGGTGGACGCCGACGACGCCGTCGAATTCGACGGCGAGAACGAGGAGCACGACGGAGACGACGGGAACGAGACGGACGACGAGAGCGACGAAGGCGAGGAGTAA
- a CDS encoding DUF4129 domain-containing protein: protein MKPNARAVAVAVVCVVAIGLAAATLPNPDTLAGSGAGVGGGSGGGIGNGSATGAGDAGGPPVVGSFSGSMQSLAVCYPVLTTPGFLLGALAVVALVLFVVARRTDALVAGVLLLVFSVPSVLLYSFLTACTFEPSSKQEPAQAPPPGINLTGGGGGGGGGADAAVQATLSTPVLVALALVVVGAVVFVLRNATGDDTEPEALADAPESENDLHAVGRAAGDAADRIESGTNVDNEVYRAWRELTDRLDVDDPATTTAAEFADAARDAGMRSEDVTALTDVFREVRYGGANPEADDREARAVDALRAIEAEYAEASRDADSPRDAENEVDS from the coding sequence GTGAAACCGAACGCGCGGGCCGTCGCCGTCGCGGTCGTCTGCGTCGTCGCCATCGGCCTCGCCGCCGCGACCCTCCCGAACCCCGACACGCTCGCGGGGAGCGGCGCGGGCGTCGGCGGCGGGTCCGGCGGCGGCATCGGGAACGGGAGCGCCACCGGCGCGGGTGACGCCGGCGGACCCCCCGTCGTCGGGTCGTTCTCCGGGTCGATGCAGTCGCTCGCCGTCTGTTACCCCGTGCTGACGACGCCCGGATTCCTCCTCGGCGCGCTCGCCGTCGTCGCCCTCGTCCTCTTCGTCGTCGCCCGGCGGACCGACGCGCTCGTCGCCGGCGTCCTCCTCCTCGTCTTCTCCGTGCCGAGCGTGCTCCTCTACTCCTTCCTCACCGCCTGTACCTTCGAGCCGAGCAGCAAGCAGGAACCCGCGCAAGCCCCGCCGCCCGGCATCAATCTCACCGGTGGCGGCGGCGGAGGCGGGGGCGGCGCGGACGCCGCCGTGCAGGCGACGCTCTCGACGCCCGTCCTCGTCGCGCTCGCGCTCGTCGTCGTCGGCGCGGTCGTCTTCGTCCTCCGCAACGCGACCGGCGACGACACAGAACCCGAAGCCCTCGCCGACGCGCCCGAATCCGAAAACGACCTTCATGCCGTTGGGCGCGCCGCCGGCGACGCCGCCGACCGCATCGAATCCGGCACCAACGTCGACAACGAAGTCTACCGCGCGTGGCGCGAACTCACCGACCGCCTCGACGTCGACGACCCGGCGACCACGACGGCCGCCGAGTTCGCCGACGCCGCCCGCGACGCCGGCATGCGAAGCGAGGACGTGACCGCGCTCACCGACGTCTTCCGCGAGGTCCGCTACGGCGGCGCGAACCCCGAAGCCGACGACCGCGAGGCGCGCGCCGTCGACGCCCTCCGCGCCATCGAAGCCGAATACGCCGAAGCATCACGAGACGCAGACAGTCCGCGAGACGCGGAGAACGAGGTCGATTCCTGA
- a CDS encoding DUF7269 family protein: MARRVTLAVGVLVVAVGVAGTLAPAVVAGVPLSASFIVAVGVFAALAALRAGSRRRKIEVDYADLPGDGPAPEAARPPRALGEDVVEDLETVSHPRRRAQRDQLRTRLREDAVAALVARGNSREDARAAVDSGAWTDDTLAAAFFDANTSVPLATSLRLSLRGATFETQVAHVAAELDRLTEVSA; encoded by the coding sequence ATGGCGCGACGGGTCACGCTCGCCGTCGGCGTGCTGGTCGTCGCCGTCGGCGTCGCCGGGACGCTCGCCCCCGCCGTCGTCGCCGGCGTCCCGCTCTCTGCGTCCTTCATTGTCGCCGTCGGCGTTTTCGCCGCACTCGCCGCGCTCCGCGCCGGCTCCCGCCGCCGAAAAATCGAGGTCGACTACGCCGACCTCCCCGGCGACGGCCCCGCTCCCGAGGCCGCGCGGCCGCCGCGAGCGCTCGGCGAGGACGTCGTCGAGGACCTCGAAACCGTCTCGCACCCGCGGCGGCGCGCACAGCGCGACCAACTCCGAACGCGACTCCGCGAGGACGCCGTCGCCGCGCTCGTCGCCCGCGGCAACAGTCGTGAGGACGCGCGAGCGGCCGTCGACTCGGGCGCGTGGACGGACGACACGCTCGCCGCCGCGTTCTTCGACGCGAATACCTCTGTGCCGCTCGCTACCTCGCTCCGGCTCTCCCTCCGCGGCGCGACGTTCGAGACGCAGGTCGCGCACGTCGCCGCCGAACTCGACCGGCTCACGGAGGTGTCGGCGTGA
- a CDS encoding DUF58 domain-containing protein: MKRPTNRWAGVGVVIFAGVAVAAVTRSPGALVAAAVGVLAAGYANATTAPSPALAVSRDVSPENPDPGDDVTVRVTVENEGGFLPDLRVVDGVPDALRVTDGSPRHATALRAGATATFTYTVEATRGRHEWAPLDGLARDAAGSTETRTEANAETRIECVPPLTGLDAFPLHDTAAGRVGRLATDTGGSGTEFYAVRDYRAGDPMNRVDWRRLARSGDLATVEFREERAADVLVVVDTRDDAYVADPDAATAVERCVEAAGGVLAVRLDAGDRVGLASLGPRFTYHAPNTGRDHRARLREALATDDGFAPEPGDERTVVYRIAAQLRKRVKSGTQVVFCSPLADDSAAEFVRRLAAAGHPVTVVSPEPAPDGDADSRTRAAAGIAAAERRLRLGDLRSAGVRVVDWPGGVPLPVAVARAKRGWRS, from the coding sequence GTGAAGCGCCCGACGAACCGCTGGGCGGGCGTCGGCGTCGTCATCTTCGCCGGCGTCGCCGTCGCCGCCGTCACGCGCTCCCCGGGCGCGCTCGTCGCCGCCGCCGTCGGCGTCCTCGCCGCCGGCTACGCGAACGCCACCACCGCCCCGTCCCCCGCCCTCGCCGTCTCTCGTGACGTTTCTCCAGAGAACCCGGACCCCGGCGACGACGTCACCGTGCGCGTCACCGTCGAGAACGAGGGCGGGTTCCTCCCCGATCTCCGCGTCGTCGACGGCGTCCCCGACGCCCTCCGCGTCACCGACGGGTCGCCGCGGCACGCCACCGCGCTCCGCGCCGGCGCGACCGCCACCTTCACCTACACTGTGGAGGCGACCCGCGGCCGCCACGAGTGGGCACCGCTCGACGGCCTCGCGCGCGACGCCGCCGGCTCCACGGAAACCCGCACCGAAGCGAACGCCGAGACGCGCATCGAGTGCGTGCCGCCGCTCACCGGCCTCGACGCCTTCCCCCTCCACGACACCGCCGCCGGGCGCGTCGGCCGGCTCGCCACCGATACCGGCGGGAGCGGCACCGAGTTCTACGCCGTCCGCGACTACCGCGCCGGCGACCCGATGAACCGCGTCGACTGGCGGCGACTCGCCCGCTCCGGCGACCTCGCCACCGTCGAATTCCGCGAGGAGCGCGCCGCCGACGTCCTCGTCGTCGTCGACACCCGCGACGACGCCTACGTCGCCGACCCCGACGCCGCGACCGCCGTGGAGCGCTGCGTCGAAGCCGCCGGCGGCGTTCTTGCAGTTCGCCTCGACGCCGGCGACCGCGTCGGCCTCGCCAGCCTCGGCCCCCGATTCACTTACCACGCGCCCAACACCGGCCGCGACCACCGCGCCCGCCTTCGCGAGGCGCTCGCCACCGACGACGGCTTCGCCCCGGAACCCGGCGACGAGCGGACGGTCGTCTACCGCATCGCCGCACAGCTCCGCAAACGCGTCAAATCGGGGACACAGGTCGTCTTCTGCTCGCCGCTCGCCGACGACAGCGCCGCCGAGTTCGTCCGCCGACTCGCCGCCGCCGGCCACCCCGTCACCGTCGTCTCCCCCGAACCAGCCCCCGACGGCGACGCCGACTCGCGGACGCGAGCGGCCGCCGGAATCGCCGCCGCCGAACGCCGCCTCCGCCTCGGCGACCTCCGAAGCGCCGGCGTTCGCGTCGTCGACTGGCCCGGCGGCGTCCCGCTCCCCGTCGCCGTCGCACGCGCGAAGCGGGGGTGGCGCTCGTGA
- a CDS encoding DUF7519 family protein, translating into MSDFDDRPARLSARLAVGVALTAAPVLAVVALPAAGVALAGALLLATGAFRGRVAAVTAGTALGLLGVFVAAAVADPTGAVLPVVFAAAALAVAWDLGEYAIVLGRHVGRDARTRNAELTHATLSALVFGGGALAALAVYQTAADGRPVTALVALLAGVLILVRALR; encoded by the coding sequence GTGAGCGACTTCGACGACCGGCCCGCCCGCCTCAGCGCCCGCCTCGCCGTCGGCGTCGCGCTCACCGCCGCGCCCGTCCTCGCCGTCGTCGCCCTCCCCGCGGCCGGCGTCGCGCTCGCCGGCGCGCTCCTCCTCGCCACCGGGGCGTTCCGCGGGCGCGTCGCCGCCGTCACCGCCGGCACCGCGCTCGGCCTCCTCGGCGTCTTCGTCGCCGCCGCCGTCGCCGACCCCACCGGCGCAGTCCTCCCCGTCGTCTTCGCCGCCGCCGCCCTCGCCGTCGCCTGGGACCTCGGCGAATACGCCATCGTTCTCGGTCGACACGTCGGCCGCGACGCCCGCACCCGGAACGCCGAACTCACCCACGCCACCCTCTCCGCCCTCGTCTTCGGCGGCGGCGCACTCGCCGCGCTCGCCGTCTACCAGACCGCCGCCGACGGCCGCCCCGTCACCGCCCTCGTCGCCCTCCTCGCCGGCGTCCTCATCCTCGTCCGCGCACTCCGCTGA
- a CDS encoding AAA family ATPase, whose product MDVSGARERCGAVLDAVETAVVAEREFLEVVVEGLLARGHVLLEDVPGTGKTLTARSVTTALGLEFSRVQFTPDLLPSDVTGSHVFDESSGEFEFRRGPIFGNVVLADEINRAPPKTQAALLEAMEEEQVTVNGDTYELPDPFFVVATQNPVEQEGTFSLPEAQLDRFAVKSAIGYPDADGELELLQRRAGRRTRSPSVEPVTDVEEVRALREVPEDVRVDDDVLRYIRDVARATREDHRVEVGVSPRGTQRLLEVARARAVVHGREFVAPEDVKRLARPTLAHRLVLTPDAAVRDVEKTAVVEAVVDDIPVPALDS is encoded by the coding sequence ATGGATGTCTCGGGCGCGAGGGAGCGGTGTGGTGCTGTACTGGACGCCGTCGAGACGGCGGTCGTCGCGGAGCGTGAGTTCCTCGAGGTCGTCGTCGAGGGGCTGTTGGCGCGCGGGCACGTGCTCTTGGAGGACGTGCCGGGGACGGGGAAGACGCTGACGGCGCGCTCGGTGACGACGGCGCTGGGGTTGGAGTTCTCCCGCGTCCAGTTCACGCCGGACTTACTGCCGAGCGACGTGACGGGGTCGCACGTCTTCGACGAGTCCTCGGGCGAGTTCGAGTTCCGTCGGGGGCCGATCTTCGGGAACGTCGTGCTCGCGGACGAGATTAATCGCGCGCCGCCGAAGACGCAGGCCGCCTTGCTGGAGGCGATGGAGGAAGAGCAAGTGACGGTGAACGGCGACACCTACGAGCTGCCGGACCCGTTCTTCGTGGTGGCGACGCAGAACCCGGTGGAACAGGAAGGGACGTTCAGTCTGCCGGAGGCCCAGTTGGACCGGTTCGCGGTGAAGTCCGCCATCGGGTATCCGGACGCGGACGGCGAACTCGAACTCCTCCAGCGGCGCGCGGGCCGGCGCACGCGGAGTCCGAGCGTCGAACCGGTGACGGACGTCGAGGAAGTCCGCGCGCTCCGCGAAGTCCCGGAGGACGTGCGCGTGGACGACGACGTCCTCCGGTATATTCGGGACGTGGCGCGGGCGACGCGCGAGGACCACCGCGTCGAGGTCGGCGTGAGTCCGCGCGGGACGCAGCGCCTCCTCGAAGTCGCGAGAGCGCGCGCCGTCGTCCACGGCCGCGAGTTCGTCGCGCCCGAGGACGTGAAACGCCTCGCTCGCCCGACGCTCGCCCACCGCCTCGTCCTCACCCCCGACGCGGCCGTGCGCGACGTCGAGAAGACCGCTGTCGTCGAGGCGGTCGTCGACGACATCCCCGTGCCCGCACTCGACTCGTGA
- a CDS encoding DUF192 domain-containing protein — protein sequence MRLVHDPADGDARVLAADVEVADSFFARARGLTFRRAIPDDYALAFPFGRVKRDALHMLFVPFAVDAVWTVDDEVRGKKRLPAWTGHTAFRADAVYELPAGAADDVDVGDTVRLEED from the coding sequence ATGCGACTCGTCCACGACCCCGCCGACGGCGACGCCCGCGTCCTCGCCGCCGACGTCGAGGTCGCCGACTCCTTCTTCGCCCGCGCCCGCGGCCTCACCTTCCGCCGCGCCATTCCCGACGACTACGCCCTCGCCTTCCCCTTCGGCCGCGTGAAACGCGACGCCCTCCACATGCTCTTCGTCCCCTTCGCCGTCGACGCCGTCTGGACCGTCGACGACGAGGTTCGAGGCAAAAAGCGACTCCCCGCCTGGACCGGTCACACCGCCTTCCGCGCCGACGCCGTCTACGAACTCCCCGCCGGCGCAGCCGATGACGTCGACGTCGGTGACACTGTTCGCCTCGAAGAGGACTGA
- a CDS encoding rhomboid family intramembrane serine protease: MAQCDVCGKEEGMPYRCRLCGGTYCSEHRLPENHGCPGLEEWNDPSGVFGGDTGMDESAPGQSSGVVSRVTGPGGPLSYVRGNVAYVMLGLMWVTFIVQYAVFPVALGIQPLSGPWINTFTVNTFNPFYVWTWVTSIFAHGGFSHILFNSIALYFFGPYVERRVGSKAFFAFFMVAGVLAGVGQLAVALALGETTVALGASGAIMGIMGIITVLNPDMRVLLYFFIPVPIWLLTAGYAVISVLGIAGLGGVLTAGVANAAHLAGLVVGLLYGKYLKDQGTRVRDELRFGGGGGRRRY; the protein is encoded by the coding sequence ATGGCGCAGTGTGACGTCTGCGGGAAAGAGGAGGGGATGCCGTATCGGTGTCGCCTCTGCGGGGGGACGTACTGTAGCGAGCACCGCCTCCCGGAGAACCACGGCTGTCCGGGGCTGGAGGAGTGGAACGACCCCTCCGGCGTCTTCGGCGGGGACACCGGGATGGACGAGTCCGCGCCGGGGCAGTCGTCGGGCGTCGTCTCCCGCGTGACGGGGCCGGGCGGGCCGTTGAGCTACGTCCGCGGGAACGTCGCCTACGTGATGCTCGGGTTGATGTGGGTGACGTTCATCGTGCAGTACGCGGTGTTCCCGGTCGCGCTCGGGATTCAGCCACTGTCGGGGCCGTGGATTAACACGTTCACGGTGAACACGTTCAATCCGTTCTACGTGTGGACGTGGGTGACGTCCATCTTCGCGCACGGCGGGTTCTCGCACATCCTCTTCAACAGCATCGCGTTGTACTTCTTCGGGCCGTACGTGGAGCGCCGCGTCGGCTCGAAGGCGTTCTTCGCGTTCTTCATGGTCGCCGGCGTCCTCGCGGGCGTCGGCCAGCTCGCGGTGGCGCTCGCGCTCGGCGAGACGACGGTGGCGCTCGGCGCGAGCGGCGCGATCATGGGCATCATGGGCATCATTACCGTTCTGAATCCGGACATGCGGGTGCTCCTCTACTTCTTCATCCCGGTACCCATCTGGCTGCTCACGGCGGGCTACGCGGTCATCTCCGTGCTCGGCATCGCCGGGCTCGGCGGCGTGTTGACGGCGGGCGTGGCGAACGCCGCGCACCTCGCCGGCCTCGTCGTCGGCCTGCTCTACGGGAAGTACCTCAAGGACCAGGGGACGCGCGTGCGAGACGAACTCCGATTCGGTGGCGGCGGGGGTCGCCGGCGCTACTGA
- a CDS encoding endonuclease V, translating to MEVVHPEYVPDPALSREEMEALQRDLAADAVFSDDLDVDPAEIALDEPPTENATLGGDADAPVVVGIDQAFTDDEAVSAAVAIRDGSVVETVEGRAPLDIPYIPGLLAFREGGCILDALRRLDVDPDLLVLDGSGRIHFREAGIATHIGVAVDTPSVGVAKNLLCGTPRTPLDEGPFPEGTKIPIEADDSMTTPDGTVVGHALQSRQYPNPERRHVNPLVVSPGHRVSAETTVGVVDALCAGYKLPEPTRLADAAADDLKSR from the coding sequence ATGGAGGTCGTCCACCCCGAGTACGTTCCGGACCCCGCGCTCTCCCGCGAGGAGATGGAGGCGCTCCAGCGCGACCTCGCCGCCGACGCCGTCTTCTCCGACGACCTCGACGTCGACCCCGCGGAGATTGCGCTCGACGAGCCGCCGACGGAGAACGCGACGCTCGGCGGCGACGCGGACGCGCCCGTCGTCGTCGGCATCGACCAGGCGTTCACCGACGACGAGGCGGTGAGCGCCGCCGTCGCGATACGGGACGGGAGCGTCGTCGAGACCGTCGAGGGGCGCGCGCCGCTCGACATCCCCTACATTCCCGGGTTGCTCGCGTTCCGCGAGGGCGGCTGCATCCTCGACGCCCTCCGGCGACTGGACGTCGACCCCGACTTACTCGTGCTCGACGGGAGCGGCCGCATCCACTTCCGCGAGGCCGGTATCGCGACGCACATCGGCGTCGCCGTCGACACGCCGAGCGTCGGCGTCGCGAAGAACCTCCTCTGCGGCACGCCCCGAACGCCCCTCGACGAAGGGCCGTTCCCAGAGGGAACGAAAATCCCCATCGAGGCCGACGACTCGATGACGACGCCCGATGGAACGGTCGTCGGCCACGCCCTCCAGTCCCGGCAGTACCCGAACCCGGAGAGACGCCACGTGAACCCGCTCGTCGTGAGCCCCGGCCACCGCGTCTCCGCCGAGACGACCGTCGGCGTCGTGGACGCGCTCTGCGCCGGCTACAAGCTCCCCGAACCCACGCGACTCGCCGACGCCGCCGCCGACGACCTGAAGAGCCGGTAA